A single window of Lysobacter oculi DNA harbors:
- a CDS encoding SemiSWEET transporter, which produces MGNEWIGYVAATLTTIAFVPQALRTLKTRDTRSISLSMYIVFTVGIACWFGYGLVLHSWPMIVSNAITFVLSAIILGMKLRHG; this is translated from the coding sequence ATGGGCAACGAATGGATCGGCTATGTGGCCGCCACCCTCACCACCATCGCCTTCGTGCCGCAGGCGCTGCGCACGCTGAAAACGCGCGACACCCGCAGCATCTCGCTGTCGATGTACATCGTGTTCACCGTGGGCATCGCCTGCTGGTTCGGCTACGGGCTGGTGCTGCACTCGTGGCCGATGATCGTCTCCAACGCGATCACCTTCGTGCTCTCCGCCATCATTCTGGGGATGAAGCTTCGCCACGGTTGA
- a CDS encoding DUF998 domain-containing protein codes for MKGSKSLLALAGASIIAAAWGFGLGIEGYDHMRQPLALLGAAGMRGWRIANLLLFVLPGLLVAMLAWRLRASLREGSAWPLRMALQLGLLAALGFALQGVCNLDHARLPDDGANRLHALAWMAWWLVFAASALALMFARGLPGGVRVASLVAALLMPLGVLAAPVLWPAALAHRLGIALWLGWWWMLAASLNRGEASSPE; via the coding sequence ATGAAGGGCTCGAAGTCGCTTCTGGCGCTGGCCGGCGCGTCGATCATCGCGGCGGCGTGGGGCTTCGGCCTTGGCATCGAAGGCTACGACCACATGCGCCAGCCGCTGGCCCTGCTGGGGGCGGCCGGGATGCGGGGATGGCGCATCGCCAACCTGCTGCTGTTCGTGCTGCCGGGCCTGCTGGTGGCGATGCTGGCATGGCGGCTGCGTGCGTCACTGCGCGAAGGCAGCGCGTGGCCGCTGCGGATGGCGTTGCAGCTCGGCTTGCTGGCGGCGCTCGGTTTTGCGCTGCAGGGCGTGTGCAACCTCGATCACGCGCGCCTGCCGGACGACGGCGCCAACCGCCTGCACGCGCTGGCGTGGATGGCGTGGTGGCTGGTGTTCGCGGCCTCGGCTTTGGCGCTGATGTTCGCGCGCGGCCTGCCGGGTGGTGTGCGGGTGGCCAGCTTGGTGGCGGCGCTGTTGATGCCGCTGGGGGTGCTGGCCGCGCCGGTGCTGTGGCCGGCGGCGTTGGCCCATCGGCTCGGCATCGCGCTGTGGCTGGGCTGGTGGTGGATGCTGGCCGCCTCACTCAACCGTGGCGAAGCTTCATCCCCAGAATGA
- the trxA gene encoding thioredoxin, translating to MTDSAPSPHVFDATAATFETEVIQASLDTPVLIDFWATWCGPCKTLGPILEKLAGEYGGAFRLAKIDVDKEQQLGAAFQIRSVPTVILVKGGQLVDGFPGALPEGELRQFLASHGIEPIAVDAQAEAEPAPPADPHEEVIRLRKLAETEPDKDEHKLDLALALLATGAAPEAEQLLDALPANLSTDDRAVKARARLGFAALLKDAPPREVLAAAIAADPADLKARHLLGVHELVSGDAEAGLAQFMEMLRRDRAYGDGLARKSLIDAFRILDDEDLVSKVRRQMSSLLLS from the coding sequence ATGACCGATTCCGCCCCCTCGCCCCACGTGTTCGACGCCACCGCCGCGACCTTTGAAACCGAGGTCATCCAGGCCTCGCTCGACACGCCGGTGCTGATCGATTTCTGGGCCACCTGGTGCGGCCCGTGCAAGACGCTCGGTCCCATTCTGGAAAAACTGGCGGGCGAATACGGCGGCGCGTTCCGGCTGGCCAAGATCGACGTGGACAAGGAGCAGCAACTCGGCGCCGCGTTCCAGATCCGCTCGGTGCCGACCGTCATCCTGGTCAAGGGCGGGCAGCTGGTCGATGGTTTCCCCGGCGCGTTGCCGGAAGGCGAACTGCGCCAATTCCTGGCCTCGCACGGCATCGAGCCGATCGCCGTCGATGCGCAGGCCGAGGCCGAACCAGCCCCGCCCGCCGACCCGCACGAGGAAGTCATCCGCCTGCGCAAGCTGGCCGAGACCGAACCCGACAAGGACGAACACAAGCTCGACCTGGCGCTGGCCCTGCTCGCCACCGGCGCCGCGCCGGAGGCCGAACAGCTGCTCGACGCCCTGCCCGCCAACCTCAGCACCGACGACCGCGCGGTCAAGGCACGCGCCCGGCTCGGGTTTGCCGCGCTGTTGAAGGACGCGCCGCCGCGCGAGGTGTTGGCCGCCGCCATCGCCGCCGACCCCGCCGACCTCAAGGCGCGCCACCTGCTCGGCGTGCACGAACTGGTCTCGGGCGATGCAGAAGCCGGGCTCGCGCAGTTCATGGAGATGCTGCGGCGTGACCGCGCCTACGGTGACGGGCTGGCCCGCAAGTCACTGATCGACGCTTTCCGCATCCTCGACGACGAGGATCTGGTGTCGAAGGTGCGCCGGCAGATGTCGTCCCTGCTGCTCAGCTGA
- a CDS encoding DUF502 domain-containing protein: MAMPPQKSPFARWFLTGLLTLLPLWLTWVVVRFVFVMLSDISSPWAYPLLERIASQWPQTLGWLDDPWARFAIALSGTVIAILLVGMLATRVIGQTLLRGFESVVARIPLASTVYGSARKLLDILQTSPDGSQRVVLIDFPNAEMKTLGFVTKVVREVGTGRELAAVYVPTTPNPTSGYLEIVPVEKLTMTDWTVDEAMSFIISGGAVSPDEIPFAPVQKTAE, translated from the coding sequence ATGGCCATGCCCCCGCAGAAATCCCCCTTCGCCCGCTGGTTCCTGACCGGCCTGCTCACCCTGCTGCCGCTGTGGCTGACCTGGGTGGTGGTGCGCTTCGTGTTCGTGATGCTGTCGGACATCAGCTCGCCCTGGGCCTACCCGCTGCTGGAGCGCATCGCCTCGCAGTGGCCGCAGACGCTTGGCTGGCTGGACGACCCGTGGGCGCGCTTCGCCATCGCGCTGTCCGGCACCGTCATCGCCATCCTGCTGGTTGGCATGCTGGCCACCCGCGTCATCGGCCAGACCCTGCTGCGCGGCTTCGAATCGGTGGTCGCGCGTATCCCGCTGGCGAGCACCGTGTATGGCAGCGCACGCAAACTGCTCGACATCCTGCAGACCTCGCCCGATGGCAGCCAGCGCGTGGTGCTGATCGATTTCCCGAATGCGGAAATGAAGACGCTCGGTTTCGTCACCAAGGTGGTGCGCGAAGTGGGCACCGGGCGCGAACTCGCCGCCGTGTACGTGCCGACCACGCCCAATCCCACGTCGGGGTATCTGGAAATCGTGCCGGTCGAGAAGCTGACGATGACCGACTGGACGGTGGACGAGGCGATGAGCTTCATCATTTCCGGCGGCGCGGTGTCGCCCGACGAAATCCCGTTCGCGCCGGTGCAGAAAACCGCGGAGTGA
- a CDS encoding PQQ-dependent sugar dehydrogenase: protein MTSRLTAILLAGLLWLAGVPAPVQAATGLHPQTVTLRGGKQVRLQVADGFKLTPVADGMRRPRFMAMSPDNRLFVGDMHAMGDNDRGVVYVLDGWNADTGRVSTVTRWATGLRNPHSLAFHVDAQGRAWLYLALTDRLLRYPYRNGERAPSGAPQVIARFPDGGLSAANGGWHLTRTVLVAPNGKLYVSVGSSCNACIEKEAWRGVVLEMDPDGSQARILARGIRNAVGMDWVEGGVVVTNQGVDHLGRDAPDDTVYKLRAGADYGWPHCYARNGKILPDPEYPRKSGCGQVPRPFSRFAPHSSALGIAWMAKDGNALLGGRYVVALHGSGSFRMGRGYRVATLDAAGRPAAALVDGFLRNGTVQGRPCGVLRIGPDRLLVSDDKAGVIYYLRPDR, encoded by the coding sequence ATGACGTCGCGCCTGACCGCCATCCTGCTGGCCGGCCTGCTGTGGCTGGCGGGCGTGCCGGCACCCGTGCAGGCGGCGACCGGCCTGCATCCGCAGACCGTGACCCTGCGCGGCGGCAAGCAGGTCAGGCTGCAGGTAGCCGACGGCTTCAAGCTCACGCCGGTGGCCGACGGCATGCGCCGCCCCCGTTTCATGGCGATGAGCCCGGACAACCGCCTGTTCGTCGGCGACATGCACGCGATGGGCGACAACGACCGCGGCGTGGTCTACGTGCTGGATGGCTGGAACGCCGACACCGGTCGCGTCAGCACGGTCACGCGCTGGGCCACCGGCCTGCGCAATCCACACAGCCTCGCCTTCCATGTCGATGCGCAGGGCCGCGCATGGCTGTACCTCGCGCTCACCGACCGGCTGCTGCGTTATCCGTACCGCAACGGCGAACGCGCCCCGAGCGGCGCGCCGCAGGTCATCGCGCGCTTCCCGGATGGCGGCCTGAGCGCAGCCAACGGCGGCTGGCACCTGACCCGCACCGTGCTGGTCGCGCCCAACGGCAAGCTGTATGTCTCGGTGGGCAGCAGTTGCAACGCCTGCATCGAAAAGGAAGCCTGGCGCGGCGTGGTGCTGGAGATGGACCCCGACGGCAGCCAGGCCCGCATCCTTGCGCGTGGCATCCGCAACGCGGTTGGGATGGACTGGGTGGAGGGCGGCGTGGTGGTGACCAACCAGGGCGTCGATCACCTGGGCCGCGATGCGCCGGACGACACCGTATACAAGCTCCGCGCCGGCGCCGATTACGGCTGGCCGCATTGCTACGCGCGCAACGGCAAAATCCTGCCCGACCCGGAATACCCGCGGAAGTCCGGCTGCGGGCAGGTGCCGCGCCCGTTCTCGCGCTTCGCGCCGCACAGCTCGGCGCTCGGCATCGCGTGGATGGCGAAGGACGGCAACGCGCTGCTCGGCGGACGCTACGTCGTGGCGCTGCATGGCTCGGGCAGCTTCCGCATGGGGCGCGGTTATCGCGTCGCCACGTTGGACGCCGCGGGCCGCCCTGCCGCCGCGCTGGTCGATGGCTTCCTGCGCAACGGCACGGTGCAGGGCCGCCCCTGCGGCGTGCTGCGCATCGGTCCCGACCGCCTGCTGGTCAGCGACGACAAGGCCGGCGTCATCTATTACCTGCGCCCGGACCGCTGA
- a CDS encoding DUF885 domain-containing protein: MRLQPLALALCIALAGCATAPASAPPPVTPASQSPAPAADKATQLDALYAEYWEEMLKMNPIQATFQGDNRYNDQMPDFYSKAFRDEGRAFTQRWLDRVQAIGPDGLSGQDLVSYQIFVNEAKDGLYAEKFPNWMLPVNQMGSLVTYAAMLGSGTGAQPFKTVKDYDNWLARGNRLPVLVDSMIGNMREGMKAGVVQPRALMVKVVPQIDAIIKPKPEDTLFWGPVKAMPADFGAADKARLTDAYRAMIGQQMMPSFKKLRDFIANEYLPATRESVGMDKLPNGAEWYAFNVKQTTTTDLTPAQIHQIGLDEVARIHGEIRQVMKEVGFKGSLQDFFKFMRTDKRFNYKSEADLLKHYRGLEAKINTRIPEQFSLMPKAGFEIRPVEAFRAKSAAGGEYQGPSEDGTRPGIFYVNTYDLPSRKTWDAENLYLHEAIPGHHFQIALQQELKGVPAFRRFGGQTAYIEGWGLYAESLGKALGVYESPYDYFGRLQNELWRAIRLVTDTGLHSKGWTRDQVIKYMLDNSAESETQSTAEAERYIAWPSQATAYKIGELKIQELKKRAQAALGDRFDPREFHAEVLKDGSVPLDVLEAKIDRWIASKKG; encoded by the coding sequence ATGCGCCTGCAACCCCTCGCCCTCGCCCTGTGCATCGCGCTCGCCGGCTGCGCGACCGCACCCGCTTCCGCGCCGCCGCCGGTCACGCCCGCATCGCAATCCCCCGCCCCCGCCGCCGACAAAGCCACCCAGCTCGACGCGCTGTATGCCGAGTACTGGGAAGAGATGCTGAAGATGAACCCCATCCAGGCCACCTTCCAGGGCGACAACCGCTACAACGACCAGATGCCGGACTTCTATTCGAAGGCCTTCCGCGACGAAGGCCGCGCCTTCACCCAGCGCTGGCTGGACCGCGTGCAGGCGATCGGGCCGGACGGACTCTCCGGGCAGGACCTGGTGAGCTACCAGATCTTCGTCAACGAGGCGAAGGACGGCCTGTACGCCGAGAAATTCCCGAACTGGATGCTGCCGGTCAACCAGATGGGCAGCCTGGTGACGTACGCCGCCATGCTCGGTTCCGGCACCGGCGCGCAGCCGTTCAAGACGGTCAAGGACTACGACAACTGGCTGGCCCGCGGCAACCGCCTGCCGGTGCTGGTGGACAGCATGATCGGCAACATGCGCGAAGGCATGAAGGCCGGCGTGGTGCAACCGCGTGCGTTGATGGTGAAGGTGGTGCCGCAGATCGACGCCATCATCAAGCCCAAGCCCGAGGACACCCTGTTCTGGGGCCCGGTGAAGGCGATGCCGGCCGATTTCGGCGCCGCCGACAAGGCGCGTCTCACCGATGCCTACCGCGCGATGATCGGCCAGCAGATGATGCCTTCGTTCAAGAAGCTGCGCGACTTCATCGCCAACGAATACCTGCCGGCCACGCGTGAGAGCGTGGGCATGGACAAGCTGCCGAACGGCGCCGAGTGGTACGCCTTCAACGTCAAGCAGACCACGACCACCGACCTGACGCCCGCGCAGATCCACCAGATCGGGCTGGACGAAGTGGCGCGCATCCACGGCGAGATCCGCCAGGTGATGAAGGAGGTCGGCTTCAAGGGATCGCTGCAGGATTTCTTCAAATTCATGCGCACCGACAAGCGCTTCAACTACAAGTCCGAGGCCGACCTGCTCAAGCACTACCGCGGGCTGGAGGCGAAGATCAACACGCGCATCCCCGAGCAGTTCTCCCTGATGCCGAAGGCCGGCTTCGAGATCCGCCCGGTGGAAGCCTTCCGCGCCAAGTCGGCGGCGGGCGGCGAATACCAGGGCCCGAGCGAGGACGGCACGCGTCCGGGCATCTTCTACGTCAACACCTACGACCTGCCCTCGCGCAAGACCTGGGATGCCGAGAACCTGTACCTGCACGAGGCCATCCCCGGCCACCACTTCCAGATCGCGCTGCAGCAGGAGTTGAAGGGCGTGCCGGCGTTCCGTCGCTTCGGTGGGCAGACGGCCTATATCGAAGGCTGGGGGCTGTACGCGGAATCGCTGGGCAAGGCGCTGGGCGTGTACGAGTCACCGTATGACTACTTCGGCCGCCTGCAGAACGAGCTGTGGCGCGCGATCCGCCTGGTCACCGACACCGGCCTGCACAGCAAGGGCTGGACCCGCGACCAGGTGATCAAGTACATGCTCGACAACTCCGCCGAAAGCGAAACCCAGTCCACCGCCGAAGCCGAGCGTTACATCGCCTGGCCCTCGCAGGCGACCGCCTACAAGATCGGCGAGTTGAAGATCCAGGAACTGAAGAAGCGGGCGCAGGCGGCGCTGGGCGACAGGTTCGACCCGCGCGAGTTCCATGCCGAAGTGCTGAAGGACGGCTCGGTGCCGCTGGACGTGCTGGAAGCGAAGATCGACCGCTGGATCGCGTCGAAGAAGGGATGA
- a CDS encoding DEAD/DEAH box helicase, whose product MTFETLGLSPALLRALADAGYATPTPIQQQAIPHVLSGHDLLGGAQTGTGKTAAFGLPMLQRLSKETPPKGPRKPRALVLVPTRELAVQVADNLKTYARHLRLNVTTLFGGVGMQPQVDNLRRGVDVLVACPGRLLDHMEQGNAKLDNVEVLVLDEADRMLDMGFLPSMKRILARVPKERQTLLFSATFEPRIKALAMEYLKSPVEVQVAAQNTIADTIVHRVHPVDAKKKRDLLVDILSERHTDRVLIFGKTKHGCNRLAEQLEESGLPALAIHGNKSQAARQKALDAFKSGKTRILVATDVAARGLDIPALPLVINHDLPMVAEDYVHRIGRTGRNGMEGEALSLVSHEEGPLLRQIQRLLKADITVESRKGYELDRPLRLDGPMPTNGGNRGRGKPAGHGAPRKPGGAKPAHRAHGKPQQAQGAKSHAGAKPAGGRGRGPRRPAASA is encoded by the coding sequence ATGACGTTTGAAACCCTCGGGCTTTCGCCCGCGTTGCTGCGTGCGCTCGCCGATGCCGGCTATGCCACGCCCACCCCGATCCAGCAGCAGGCGATCCCGCACGTGCTGTCCGGCCATGACCTGCTGGGCGGCGCCCAGACCGGCACCGGCAAGACCGCCGCGTTCGGCCTGCCCATGCTGCAGCGCCTGTCCAAGGAAACGCCGCCCAAGGGCCCGCGCAAGCCGCGCGCGCTGGTGCTGGTGCCGACCCGCGAACTCGCCGTGCAAGTCGCCGACAACCTGAAGACCTACGCGCGTCATTTGCGCCTGAACGTGACCACGCTGTTCGGCGGCGTCGGCATGCAGCCGCAGGTGGACAACCTGCGGCGCGGCGTGGACGTGCTGGTGGCCTGTCCGGGCCGCCTGCTCGACCACATGGAGCAGGGCAACGCCAAGCTCGACAACGTCGAAGTGCTGGTGCTGGACGAAGCCGACCGCATGCTCGACATGGGCTTCCTGCCCTCGATGAAGCGCATCCTTGCCCGCGTGCCGAAGGAGCGCCAGACCCTGCTGTTCTCGGCCACCTTCGAGCCGCGCATCAAGGCGCTGGCGATGGAATACCTGAAGTCGCCGGTGGAAGTGCAGGTGGCCGCGCAGAACACCATCGCCGACACCATCGTGCACCGCGTGCACCCGGTGGATGCGAAGAAGAAGCGTGACCTGCTGGTCGACATCCTGTCCGAGCGCCACACCGACCGCGTGCTGATCTTCGGCAAGACCAAGCACGGCTGCAATCGCCTGGCCGAACAGCTGGAAGAGTCTGGCCTGCCAGCGCTCGCGATCCACGGCAACAAGAGCCAGGCGGCGCGCCAGAAGGCGCTGGATGCGTTCAAGTCCGGCAAGACGCGCATCCTGGTCGCCACCGACGTCGCCGCGCGCGGCCTCGACATCCCGGCGCTGCCGCTGGTGATCAATCACGACCTGCCGATGGTCGCCGAGGACTACGTGCACCGCATCGGCCGCACTGGTCGCAACGGCATGGAAGGCGAGGCGCTGTCGCTGGTCTCGCACGAGGAAGGCCCGCTGCTGCGGCAGATCCAGCGCCTGCTGAAGGCCGACATCACCGTTGAATCGCGCAAGGGCTACGAGCTGGACCGCCCGCTGCGCCTCGATGGCCCGATGCCGACGAACGGCGGTAATCGCGGTCGCGGCAAGCCCGCCGGGCATGGCGCTCCGCGCAAGCCGGGTGGTGCCAAGCCGGCGCATCGCGCGCACGGCAAGCCGCAGCAGGCCCAGGGCGCGAAGTCGCATGCCGGTGCCAAGCCGGCGGGTGGTCGCGGTCGCGGCCCGCGCAGGCCGGCCGCTTCGGCCTGA
- a CDS encoding M1 family aminopeptidase, translated as MIFEIFRFELREQLKSPLFWLVAGLFALLGFALMSSEAIMLSGGIGNIHKNAPTVVATATVVMTLVGLLLITMFVSGALLRDFEQNTAELYFASPVKPRQYLAGRLMAALLASFGIYLLMALAMYIAQFMPWIDPAQLGAKSIAPYLWSLAVIVLPNLLFTGALLALLAVTTRSILWVYIGVLGFITLWGVSQTLSAKLDNAWLVSLIEPLGARALSRTVRYWSSSERNSLLPPLSGYLLGNRVLWLCISAMLLAAVFALFRTERSGSGRGWFTRKRAHVPMAALPPRPLPRVQPVFDGASALRQLWRQLRFDVSGVMKGVPLIVMLLFGLVNFIGSSTAMQSMYGTPIHPVSSQMAELLQGSYSFLLIIVVLFYAGELVFKERQAHMQDVTDAMPVPNWLPMLSKLLALVAVILLFQAIGMVVGWGVQLAHGHTALEPLTWLKILLAGSVPFLLMGGLAFAAQVITNNKFAGYCVIVLVLIAQAAMGALDLSHNLYNFGSWPNAPWSDMNGFGHFLRGQLAFQGYWFAFTVAIVLVAAAFWVRGLGGSWHERVRTAGERMRGPLGFATAAAFALFAGIGGWLFWNTNVLNDYRSPDDRLDLQARYEREYKQYEGLPQPKVLAVSNDVDLHPETQSMTTDGRWRIVNPHAVPISEIHVQMNDLPDLASIDFGGQVLAKEDMPLGYRIYKLDTPMQPGEQREMRFRVDYHPRGITNGTAQTRLVENGSFFNNMLYPQFGYDPGGELGDRNERRKRGLGEPRRMPKLEDVSARARNYVTDNADWIDFATTICTAPDQVALAPGYLRREFRKDGRRCFSYEMDQPMLDFYAYLSGRWQVKRGMYRDIPIEVYYDPRHAYNVDRMIDAVKKSLAYYEANFGPYQHKQARIIEFPGYASFAQAFANTIPYSESVGFIADIRDPDEVDYVFYITAHEIAHQWWAHEVIAADSQGATVLSESLAQYSALMVMEKEYGRQHMRQFLKYELDRYLAARGSERNEELPLYRVENQQYIHYQKGSLVFYRLRDEMGEDALNRAIRRFLDKHKYPKPPYPTTLDFLAELRAEAKPAQQQLITDLFEKISFYDNRVVEATAKKRADGKYDVTLRLHADKRYADGQGKETPGKLDDWIEIGVFAHGKSGTDRDQRVLYLQRQHITTANPVITVTVDALPDEAGFDPYNKLIDRVSSDNRKKITLQ; from the coding sequence ATGATCTTCGAGATCTTCCGCTTCGAGCTGCGCGAGCAGCTGAAGTCGCCGCTGTTCTGGCTGGTGGCCGGGCTGTTCGCGCTGCTCGGTTTCGCGCTGATGTCGAGCGAGGCGATCATGCTGAGCGGCGGCATCGGCAACATCCACAAGAACGCGCCGACGGTGGTCGCGACCGCGACGGTGGTGATGACGCTGGTCGGTCTGCTGCTGATCACCATGTTCGTCAGCGGCGCGTTGCTGCGCGATTTCGAGCAGAACACCGCCGAGCTGTATTTCGCCAGCCCGGTCAAGCCGCGCCAGTACCTGGCCGGCCGGCTGATGGCGGCGCTGCTGGCGTCGTTCGGCATCTACCTGCTGATGGCGCTGGCGATGTACATCGCCCAGTTCATGCCGTGGATCGACCCGGCGCAGCTGGGCGCGAAATCCATCGCGCCCTACCTGTGGTCGCTGGCGGTGATCGTGCTGCCCAACCTGTTGTTCACCGGCGCGCTGCTCGCGCTGCTGGCGGTGACCACGCGTTCGATCCTCTGGGTCTATATCGGTGTGCTCGGTTTCATCACGCTGTGGGGCGTGTCGCAGACGCTGTCGGCCAAGCTCGACAACGCCTGGCTGGTGTCGCTGATCGAGCCCTTGGGCGCACGCGCCCTGAGCCGCACCGTGCGCTACTGGTCGTCCAGCGAGCGCAACAGCCTGCTGCCGCCGCTCTCCGGTTACCTGCTGGGCAACCGCGTGCTGTGGCTGTGCATCAGCGCGATGTTGCTGGCGGCGGTGTTCGCGCTGTTCCGCACCGAGCGCAGCGGCAGTGGCCGGGGCTGGTTCACCCGCAAGCGCGCGCACGTGCCGATGGCCGCGCTGCCGCCGCGCCCGCTGCCGCGCGTGCAGCCGGTGTTCGATGGCGCGAGCGCGCTGCGCCAGCTGTGGCGGCAGTTGCGATTCGATGTGTCGGGCGTGATGAAGGGCGTGCCGCTGATCGTGATGCTGCTGTTCGGGCTGGTGAACTTCATCGGTTCCAGCACGGCGATGCAGTCGATGTACGGCACGCCGATCCACCCGGTGAGCTCGCAGATGGCGGAGCTGCTGCAGGGCAGCTACAGCTTCCTGCTGATCATCGTGGTGCTGTTCTATGCCGGCGAACTGGTGTTCAAGGAACGCCAGGCGCATATGCAGGACGTCACCGACGCCATGCCGGTGCCCAACTGGCTGCCGATGCTCTCCAAGCTGCTGGCGCTGGTGGCGGTGATCCTGCTGTTCCAGGCCATCGGCATGGTTGTCGGCTGGGGCGTGCAGCTGGCCCACGGCCACACCGCGCTGGAACCGCTGACGTGGCTCAAGATCCTGCTCGCCGGCAGCGTGCCCTTCCTGCTGATGGGCGGGCTGGCGTTCGCCGCGCAGGTCATCACCAACAACAAGTTCGCGGGTTACTGCGTCATCGTGCTGGTGCTGATCGCGCAGGCGGCGATGGGCGCGCTCGACCTCAGCCACAACCTCTACAACTTCGGCAGCTGGCCCAACGCGCCGTGGTCGGACATGAACGGCTTCGGCCATTTCCTGCGTGGCCAGCTGGCTTTCCAGGGTTACTGGTTCGCCTTCACCGTCGCCATCGTGCTGGTGGCCGCCGCCTTCTGGGTGCGCGGGCTGGGCGGCAGCTGGCACGAGCGCGTGCGCACGGCAGGTGAGCGCATGCGCGGGCCGCTCGGTTTCGCCACGGCGGCGGCGTTCGCGCTGTTCGCCGGCATCGGCGGCTGGCTGTTCTGGAACACCAACGTGCTCAACGACTACCGTTCGCCCGATGACCGCCTGGACCTGCAGGCGCGTTACGAGCGCGAATACAAGCAGTACGAAGGCCTGCCGCAGCCCAAGGTGCTCGCCGTCAGCAATGATGTCGACCTGCATCCGGAAACGCAGTCGATGACGACCGATGGCCGCTGGCGCATCGTCAATCCGCATGCGGTGCCGATCAGCGAGATCCACGTGCAGATGAACGACCTGCCCGACCTCGCCTCGATCGACTTCGGCGGGCAGGTGCTGGCGAAGGAGGACATGCCGCTCGGCTACCGCATCTACAAGCTCGACACGCCGATGCAGCCCGGCGAGCAGCGCGAGATGCGCTTCCGCGTGGATTACCACCCGCGCGGCATCACCAACGGCACCGCGCAGACGCGATTGGTGGAGAACGGCAGCTTCTTCAACAACATGCTGTATCCGCAGTTCGGCTACGACCCGGGTGGGGAATTGGGCGACCGCAATGAACGTCGCAAGCGCGGCCTCGGCGAACCGCGCCGCATGCCCAAGCTGGAGGATGTGTCGGCGCGTGCACGCAACTACGTCACCGACAATGCCGACTGGATCGACTTCGCCACCACCATCTGCACCGCGCCCGACCAGGTCGCGCTGGCGCCCGGCTATCTCAGGCGCGAATTCCGCAAGGACGGCCGCCGTTGCTTCAGCTACGAGATGGACCAGCCGATGCTGGACTTCTACGCCTATCTGTCGGGGCGCTGGCAGGTGAAGCGCGGCATGTACCGCGACATCCCCATCGAGGTCTATTACGACCCGCGCCACGCCTACAACGTGGACCGGATGATCGATGCGGTGAAGAAGTCGCTGGCCTATTACGAGGCCAATTTCGGGCCGTACCAGCACAAGCAGGCGCGGATCATCGAGTTCCCCGGCTATGCCAGCTTCGCGCAGGCCTTCGCCAACACGATTCCCTATTCGGAGTCGGTGGGCTTCATCGCCGACATCCGCGACCCGGACGAGGTGGACTACGTCTTCTACATCACCGCCCACGAGATCGCGCACCAGTGGTGGGCGCATGAGGTGATTGCCGCCGATTCGCAGGGCGCCACCGTGCTCTCGGAATCGCTGGCGCAGTATTCCGCGCTGATGGTGATGGAGAAGGAATACGGGCGGCAGCACATGCGCCAGTTCCTGAAGTACGAGCTGGACCGCTACCTGGCCGCGCGCGGCAGCGAACGCAACGAGGAACTGCCGCTCTACCGCGTGGAGAACCAGCAGTACATCCACTACCAGAAGGGTTCGCTGGTGTTCTACCGGCTGCGCGACGAAATGGGCGAGGACGCGCTGAACCGCGCTATCCGCCGCTTCCTTGACAAGCACAAGTACCCGAAGCCGCCGTATCCGACCACGCTCGATTTCCTGGCAGAACTGCGCGCGGAAGCGAAGCCGGCGCAGCAGCAGCTGATCACCGACCTGTTCGAGAAGATCAGCTTCTACGACAACCGCGTGGTGGAGGCGACCGCGAAGAAGCGCGCCGACGGCAAGTACGACGTCACCCTCAGGCTGCACGCCGACAAGCGCTACGCCGACGGGCAGGGCAAGGAGACTCCCGGCAAGCTGGACGACTGGATCGAGATCGGCGTGTTCGCGCACGGCAAGTCCGGCACCGACCGCGACCAGCGCGTGCTCTACCTGCAGCGGCAGCACATCACCACCGCCAACCCGGTGATCACGGTGACGGTGGATGCATTGCCGGACGAAGCCGGCTTCGACCCCTACAACAAGCTGATCGACCGCGTGTCATCCGACAACCGCAAGAAGATCACGCTGCAGTGA